The following are from one region of the Rhipicephalus microplus isolate Deutch F79 chromosome 1, USDA_Rmic, whole genome shotgun sequence genome:
- the LOC119177761 gene encoding uncharacterized protein LOC119177761 has protein sequence MSSRNDARRKLLAASKKKTDGQRLFSRPLENQKFYFHFKNRRPHSQLTQDLTSLGARVEPFFGKDVSCVITDQQDLGSASTPPKPNSVDSSGPFTSPSVSTGPSASTEGSGNRKSSLRTGRGQVLVRKAIQNVSGSTDVLELCRQWQIQVCYIKSFLPWVQKLKDKALLENAKHWKENAIAKQVYEPPEKLVPPFIKVEDMRRVFRPMHVSLKEWPDVAAERCHEIATEPKEPVPKKRAPLPKESAASTKEPVEAINDSHLKGVPLRPGTSKETSHVKVTEQKKLNCEICGISFICLEKHLESEKHENFMKNPNNFSVVSDMISMLPCKLPSRVAHPLSEINGQDWLTEAPSISDDEENILGLPTDQPWASPPQTLSIKTGHHSVVTQSGFSGTISALRHLKVVRKESSSTIENLENINVANSPHPQKWTATSSNIETRVVVKKDSRSLLRCNVVDYKENTGVPLTAGGSRLRKRAATFSEFEAQAVAKKDASVILCCSDMDGLKDKCVPPSFSSELNGTVKNLLVDLNLEDGHSASTPAENAGNFVCDMSEVFDKASEELFSDASTAEYSWTYVESGVVPKRTASKTQCDEASDLDSNDSFLEFVSRANVVEQPKGSHAAENKMDKLCGAGDAEWSSGNVRTVQAEPFGMRL, from the exons ATGTCTTCTCGTAATGATGCTCGCCGGAAGCTCCT TGCTGCAAGTAAAAAGAAGACGGATGGCCAGCGTCTGTTCAGCAGACCACTCGAGAACCAAAAGTTTTATTTCCATTTCAAGAACCGCCGACCACATTCGCAGCTCACACAAGACCTTACGAGCTTGGGCGCT AGGGTGGAGCCATTCTTTGGGAAagacgtttcgtgcgttattacTGATCAACAAGATCTCGGGTCTGCGTCAACACCACCGAAACCGAATTCGGTGGATTCCAGTGGCCCATTCACGAGTCCCTCTGTCTCGACCGG accctCAGCATCAACAGAGGGATCAGGCAATCGAAAGAGCAGTCTTCGCACT gGGCGAGGACAAGTTCTCGTCCGAAAGGCGATACAAAATGTG TCTGGCTCTACAGATGTTCTGGAGTTGTGTCGACAGTGGCAGATACAGGTCTGTTACATTAAGAGTTTCCTCCCGTGGGTGCAGAAGCTCAAGGACAAAGCTCTGCTGGAAAACGCAAAACACTGGAAAGAGAATGCAATAGCAAAGCAAGTATACGAACCCCCCGAAAAGCTTGTGCCTCCATTTATCAAAGTAGAAGACATGCGAAG AGTGTTCAGGCCTATGCATGTGAGCCTTAAAGAGTGGCCAGATGTCGCAGCAGAGCGTTGCCACGAAATTGCGACCGAGCCAAAGGAGCCTGTTCCCAAAAAACGTGCTCCTTTGCCGAAAGAATCTGCCGCTTCGACCAAGGAACCCGTTGAAGCCATTAACGACAGTCATCTGAAAGGTGTCCCACTCAG GCCAGGCACGTCAAAAGAAACATCCCATGTCAAGGTGACTGAACAGAAGAAGCTAAATTGTGAGATCTGTGGGATTTCTTTCATCTGCCTGGAAAAA CACTTGGAATCAGAGAAGCACGAGAACTTTATGAAGAATCCGAACAACTTCAGTGTCGTCAGTGACATGATTTCTATGCTTCCCTGCAAGTTGCCTAGTCGGGTGGCCCATCCTTTGTCGGAGATAAACGGTCAGGACTGGCTGACAGAGGCCCCGTCAATCTCGGATGACGAAGAAAACATACTTGGTCTCCCTACAGATCAGCCCTGGGCATCTCCTCCTCAGACGCTATCTATCAAGACTGGCCATCACAGTGTAGTCACGCAGTCTGGATTTTCTGGTACAATCTCTGCTCTCAGGCATCTCAAAGTTGTGCGCAAGGAATCTAGCTCTACCATTGAAAATTTGGAAAACATAAATGTGGCCAATAGCCCACACCCACAGAAATGGACCGCAACTTCTTCCAACATTGAGACGCGAGTCGTTGTGAAGAAAGACAGCCGTTCTCTTTTACGTTGCAACGTCGTGGACTACAAGGAAAATACGGGTGTCCCATTAACGGCCGGTGGCTCACGTCTACGGAAAAGAGCGGCAACTTTCTCCGAGTTCGAGGCACAGgctgttgcgaagaaagatgccAGTGTAATTTTGTGTTGCAGTGACATGGACGGTTTGAAAGATAAATGTGTTCCTCCCAGCTTCTCGTCCGAGCTCAACGGAACGGTTAAGAACCTCTTGGTTGACCTCAATCTTGAGGATGGTCATTCGGCATCCACACCAGCTGAGAATGCTGGAAACTTTGTTTGTGACATGAGTGAAGTTTTTGACAAGGCGTCGGAGGAGTTGTTCAGCGACGCCTCCACGGCAGAGTATTCGTGGACCTATGTGGAGAGTGGCGTTGTTCCCAAGCGGACTGCATCAAAAACACAGTGTGACGAAGCTTCAGATCTCGACAGTAACGACAGTTTCTTGGAGTTTGTGTCTCGCGCCAATGTTGTAGAACAGCCGAAAGGTAGccatgctgcagaaaataaaaTGGACAAATTGTGTGGCGCAGGTGATGCTGAGTGGAGTTCGGGCAATGTACGTACTGTTCAAGCAGAACCTTTTGGGATGCGTTTGTAA